In Candidatus Acetothermia bacterium, the DNA window GGATGAGGTCCTCTTTGTGAAGGATCTTGGACTGCGCGATGTACTGATCCAGGGGTGCAAGGGCCCCGGTCTCGGCCCCCTCCCTCGCCCAGTACACGTCGAGATAGAGGATGTCGGGGGCGGTACCGGCGGCCAGCGTCCGCATGGCGAATGCGAAGTAATCATCGGTGATCGGCTCCCAGACGACCTCTACCCCCGGGATCTTGCCGGCCACGAATCGGGCGAGCACGTCCTGCATCAGAGGTGTATCGACGGAGTGCCCAGCGAGAGTGATGATCACCTTTTCTTGGGCGAGCCCGACCGAACAAACCAACACCACCAGAAGTACTGACAACAAGATCCTGCGCATCGTTTCCTCCTTTTATTTCGCTTGTTTATCGCCTCGTTTCAACCTATTCAATTCAATTTTTTCACCCTCTTTGTAACCGGTTTCAAACTCATTGTAGGGTTGCACCATCCCCCTGTCAAGCCCGACTGGGCACAGTGCTTTCCCGGACGACAAGCGTGGTTGGGAAGATCTTGCCCAGCGGAGCCGCCACCCCCCTGAGCACCTGGAGGATGAGCCGGCCCGCTTCTTCACCCATCTCACTGATCGGTTGTCGCACCGTGGTCAGCGGGGGATCGAAGAAGCTTGCATAGGGGATGTCGTCAAACCCAATGACAGAAGCATCCTTTCCGGCGCGTATCCCGGCCTCCTTGAGGGCGATGATCGCCCCCATGGCCGCCAGGTCACTGGCCGCGAATACGCCGGAGGGTTGGTACCCCCGGTTGAGGGATTCCTTGATCGCCCTGTAACCGCTCTCGAAGGAGAAGTCTCCGTACACGATGTGGTGTTCCTTTGTCCCATGGGCAACAAGCGCTGCCTTGTACCCGTGTTCCCGAGCTAAGGACCCGGTATGTGCCTTCGGCCCATTGATGAAGAGGATCCTCTCATGGCCGAGCCCGATGAGGTACTCGGTGGCCATCCGGGCCCCACCGTAGTTGTCGGCGTCGACAAAGCTCACCCCGGGATAGCCCAGGGGGTTCCCCACCGTGACCAAAGGCACCCCGTTTTGGAGGAAGTGCCGGAGGCGCTTGTCGTTCTTGCGAACGCCAAGGACGACGACGCCCTCGGTCAGGCCCTCGTGGGCCATGTTCCGACAAGAGGATTCATAGTCCTCCTCCGAATCGGCCGTGGCCAGGATCAGCCGGAACCCTTCCCCCTCCAGGACGCGGCTGATCCCGCGCAGGAACTCCAGGAAGAACAGGTGGGAAGAGAGGCGCCTTGCGGTGTGGGCCACCACCAGCCCGATGATCCCCGTCCGCCGCAGGCTCAGCCCGCGCGCCACTAAATTGGGTGCATAGGAATGGGCCTTGATGACTTCCTCCACCTTCCTCCGGGTGGTCGGGCTTACACCGGGCTTGGCGTTGAGGACCCGCGATACTGTGGCCTTGGACACACCAGCAAGGTCGGCGATCTCCTTGATGGTCAGCTTCTTTTGCATGTATCATTGTTCCCAGTTTCGAGACCGGTTTCAACCGATTGTCAACCTGCTCGGACAAAGGGGGAAGGATGAGGATCAAGGCAGTGATCTTCGACCTAGATGGAGTCATCGCGGACACGGCCGAGCACCATTATCGCGCGTGGAAACGACTGGCCGAGGAATTGGGGATACCGTGCCCGCCCGAGCGCAGGGACCAGGTGCGGGGGGTTTCCCGCCGCCGGTCGCTCGCCATCGTCCTCACCGGCAACCCCCAAGCCAACGAGGACGATGTACAGGATCTGGTCACGGGGGAGGAGGCGGAACGGCTCATGGCCCGAAAGGACGGTTACTATCAGGAGCTGATCCAGGAGATCGGCTCAAAGGACCTCCTTCCTGGGGTGCGGGAGCTCATTTCTGACCTCCGCCGGCAAGACGTAAAGGCCGCCGTGGCCACGGTTTCCAAGAACGCCGGCGATGTCCTCTCGCGGCTCGGGGTCCTGGAGGAGTTCGACGCCATCGTCGATGGCCATTCCGGTGCCAGAAGCAAGCCCGCTCCTGATCTCTTTTTACAGGCAGCCGCTCGGCTCGGCGTCGCCCCTGGGGAGTGCGTGGTGGTGGAGGACGCCCCAGCCGGGATCGAGGCCGCCGAGGCCGCGGGGATGCTCGGGGTAGCAGTAGGGCCCCAAGAACGGTTCGCCGAGGTCAAGCCAGAGCTCGTCATCCCCTCCTTGGCGGGTCTGTCCTACGAGAGGCTGGTGGCACTCCTCGCTTGGGAAGAAGAAAGGACGAAGGGCTGGCGCGTTGAGGCGCCAGGGTTCGAGCCCGTCTCACAACGCCGGTTCGAGACGAACTTCACGGTGGGTAACGGCTACCTCGGAACCCGGGGTACCCTCGAGGAGGGGCACCCGGGGGAACTCCGGGCGACCTTGATCCACGGGCTTTTCGACGCCGCCCCGATCTTCTCTTCCGAGCTTGCCACCGCCCCGGATTGGACCCACGTTCAACTGTTCGTGAATGGGAAACCTTTTTCCCTCCAGCACGGGGAGACGCTCTCCCACAAGCGATGGCTTGACCTGCGCGATGGGGTCCTCCACCGGTATGTCCGGTGGCGGAGCTCCGAGGGGCGGACGGTGGAGGTGCGCACAACCCGGTTCGCCTCGATGGCCGATCCCCACCTGTGTGTCCAGGCTTATGCGATCACGGCCTTGGACTGGGGGGGTGAAACCGAGATCAGAACATGGCTTCCCGCTAGCCCGGAGAACCCCGGAATACCCCCGTTTCCGGAGGTAGGACTCTGCCATTGGGAGCGGGTTTCCCATGGTTTCCCGAATCGGCAAACCATGCTTCTTCATCTTAGAACCCGCCGCTCCAGGGCCGAGCTTGCTATGGCGATGGGGCTTCGCTTGGCGGGGATCCCAGATGCGGTGTTCTCGCCCCTTAGCTGCCCTCACCATCCAGGAATGGCGATCCGGTTTCGCCTAGAGCCTGGGGAGACCGCGGTCGTGACCAAGTTTGTCACCGTGTATACCTCCCATGACGCAGCGGACCCCAGCCAAGCGGCGCTCGACCGACTGGATGAGGCAAAGCGCC includes these proteins:
- a CDS encoding LacI family transcriptional regulator, with product MQKKLTIKEIADLAGVSKATVSRVLNAKPGVSPTTRRKVEEVIKAHSYAPNLVARGLSLRRTGIIGLVVAHTARRLSSHLFFLEFLRGISRVLEGEGFRLILATADSEEDYESSCRNMAHEGLTEGVVVLGVRKNDKRLRHFLQNGVPLVTVGNPLGYPGVSFVDADNYGGARMATEYLIGLGHERILFINGPKAHTGSLAREHGYKAALVAHGTKEHHIVYGDFSFESGYRAIKESLNRGYQPSGVFAASDLAAMGAIIALKEAGIRAGKDASVIGFDDIPYASFFDPPLTTVRQPISEMGEEAGRLILQVLRGVAAPLGKIFPTTLVVRESTVPSRA
- the pgmB gene encoding beta-phosphoglucomutase, with amino-acid sequence MRIKAVIFDLDGVIADTAEHHYRAWKRLAEELGIPCPPERRDQVRGVSRRRSLAIVLTGNPQANEDDVQDLVTGEEAERLMARKDGYYQELIQEIGSKDLLPGVRELISDLRRQDVKAAVATVSKNAGDVLSRLGVLEEFDAIVDGHSGARSKPAPDLFLQAAARLGVAPGECVVVEDAPAGIEAAEAAGMLGVAVGPQERFAEVKPELVIPSLAGLSYERLVALLAWEEERTKGWRVEAPGFEPVSQRRFETNFTVGNGYLGTRGTLEEGHPGELRATLIHGLFDAAPIFSSELATAPDWTHVQLFVNGKPFSLQHGETLSHKRWLDLRDGVLHRYVRWRSSEGRTVEVRTTRFASMADPHLCVQAYAITALDWGGETEIRTWLPASPENPGIPPFPEVGLCHWERVSHGFPNRQTMLLHLRTRRSRAELAMAMGLRLAGIPDAVFSPLSCPHHPGMAIRFRLEPGETAVVTKFVTVYTSHDAADPSQAALDRLDEAKRRGLAAVLRDHRASWKKLWQDCDIVIEGDEVAQAAVRFNLYHLLIAAPRTAEASIPAKALTGFGYRGHVFWDTEIFMLPFFAFTQPEVARRVLAYRYRTLPDARENARYKGSRGAMYAWESAYDGREVTPRWVPRGDGTLISILTGELEHHITADVAYAVWQYWKTTGDDEFMRTSGAEIILSTAQFWASRVEKEGEQYVIRHVIGPDEYHEDVDNNAFTNAMARWNLRAAAAVWEWLAGFPEHAAMLMEKLGLTPEEVRGWTEIANRIYIPYDSRTGLLEQFQGYFSLEDVELGALEPRTCSVWDLLGPERTRRLQIIKQPDVLMLFCLLPEEFPPEALRANWDYYEPRTDHRFGSSLGPAVYAILACRVGDLDRAYEHFLRAALVDLHDLRGNTSDGIHAASCGGVWQALVFGFGGLRFGETGPVAWPNLPRHWRCLRFSIRYQGKLFSFRLTPEMQGPVSPTSSQ